GGGCTTTAGAAGGAAATATATTCCTGCGGATCTACGGCATAACCATTATACCACAGCTCGAAATGCAGATGTGGACCAGAACTTAATTCGCCCGAATTACCAATAATGGCAATGGGCTCACCGGAAGAAACATCCTGCCCTTGAGCTTTTAATAAGGCTGAATTATGCTTGTACACCGAGATGAACTTCTCGGCGTGCTGGATAATCATTACATATCCGGTTTCTGCGGTCCATTCGGCAAAAATTACCCGACCATCCTGGGTTGCTTTAATCACCTCATTCTCTTTGGCTACAATGTCAATTCCCAGGTGCTCCTCTTCGGGGTTAAAGGCTTGAGTTACTAATCCTTTGATCGGGATAAAGAAATTGAGGCTTTCTAAATTGAGACGTCGCCGACCTTCAACCGGAATATTAAACTGCTCTTCTTCCTCCACCATTTTGCGCAGCAGCGAATCATCTTTACTGATGGCAAGATTAATGCGGCTTTGGTTAAGACTATCTACCACTTGATCATCACTCAAATCCAGAGGCTCCTGTCCATTTATTACCCCTTGAATATTTTGCAAAAAGAGGGAATTGTAATTCAGTTGATTTTCGAGACTATCCGTAACCTGGGCCAACCGTATCGCATCGCGCTTAAGCGCAGTACTGGAATAACCAGGGATATATTCTCGTAAAGGAGTAAAGGCAATTAATAATGTAGTACCGGCAATTAGGAGGATTACCGATAAGCCTGAAACCACAAATACATTGAGCCGGCTGAGTTTAAAACTTAGCTTTTCCTCAAAAGTATCATCGTTCA
The Croceimicrobium hydrocarbonivorans genome window above contains:
- a CDS encoding M23 family metallopeptidase; the protein is MASEKKESKKLITKLRNKYRLVILNDDTFEEKLSFKLSRLNVFVVSGLSVILLIAGTTLLIAFTPLREYIPGYSSTALKRDAIRLAQVTDSLENQLNYNSLFLQNIQGVINGQEPLDLSDDQVVDSLNQSRINLAISKDDSLLRKMVEEEEQFNIPVEGRRRLNLESLNFFIPIKGLVTQAFNPEEEHLGIDIVAKENEVIKATQDGRVIFAEWTAETGYVMIIQHAEKFISVYKHNSALLKAQGQDVSSGEPIAIIGNSGELSSGPHLHFELWYNGYAVDPQEYISF